A stretch of Zonotrichia leucophrys gambelii isolate GWCS_2022_RI chromosome 19, RI_Zleu_2.0, whole genome shotgun sequence DNA encodes these proteins:
- the LOC135455861 gene encoding claudin-4-like encodes MAMMTMQTGGLMMATLGWLGSILTCALPMWKVTAFIGSNIVVAQVFWEGLWMNCVYESTGQMQCKAYDSLLELTSDLQAARALVVTSIFVACLAFFIALSGADCTRCVDDSGTKSRISAVAGVIFIMASIMLLIPVSWSANSIVSNFYNPMVPEALKRELGAALYIGWASSALQLFGGGVLCCSGSQSQQDPYPKKYRAVKTCGPMGYAMKDYV; translated from the coding sequence ATGGCGATGATGACGATGCAGACGGGAGGACTGATGATGgccaccctgggctggctgggctccatcctcacctgtgccctgcccaTGTGGAAGGTGACGGCCTTCATCGGCTCCAACATCGTGGTGGcccaggtgttttgggaagggctgtggaTGAACTGCGTCTATGAGAGCACGGGGCAGATGCAGTGCAAGGCCTACGACTCCCTGCTGGAGCTCACCTCCGACCTGCAAGCTGCTCGTGCCCTGGTGGTCACCTCCATCTTCGTGGCCTGCCTTGCCTTCTTCATCGCCCTCTCGGGAGCCGACTGCACCCGTTGCGTGGATGACAGCGGCACCAAGAGCAGGATCTCTGCGGTGGCAGGCGTCATCTTCATCATGGCCAGCATCATGCTGCTCATCCCCGTCTCCTGGTCTGCCAACAGCATCGTCAGCAACTTCTACAACCCCATGGTGCCTGAGGCCCTCAAGAGAGAGCTGGGGGCTGCCCTCTACATCGGCTGGGCCTccagtgccctgcagctctTCGGTGGGGGcgtcctgtgctgctcaggatcCCAGTCCCAGCAGGACCCCTACCCCAAGAAGTACAGGGCAGTGAAAACCTGCGGCCCAATGGGCTATGCCATGAAGGACTATGTGTGA
- the LOC135455737 gene encoding claudin-4-like, translating into MASMGMQVLGIALSVIGWLASILCCALPMWRETAFVGNNIVVAQIIWEGLWMSCVVQSTGQMQCKVYDSMLALPQDLQAARAMVVVAIVLAILGTLLAVTGGKCTNCVEDDTAKAKVMIFSGIIFIVAGILILIPISWSANSIIQDFYNPLVSDSQKRDLGSSLYVGWAASALLLLGGGILCCTCPPRGEKPYSAKFTAARSLPASNYV; encoded by the coding sequence ATGGCCTCCATGGGGATGCAGGTGCTGGGCATCGCCCTCTCTGTCATCGGCTGGCTGGCCTCCATCCTGTGCTGCGCGCTGCCCATGTGGCGGGAGACGGCCTTCGTGGGGAACAACATCGTGGTGGCGCAGATCatctgggaagggctgtggatGAGCTGCGTGGTGCAGAGCACGGGGCAGATGCAGTGCAAGGTCTACGACTCCATGCTGGCCCTGCCGCAGGACCTGCAAGCCGCCCGTGCCATGGTGGTGGTGGCCATCGTCCTGGCCATCCTGGGCACCCTGCTGGCCGTCACCGGCGGCAAATGCACCAATTGTGTGGAGGATGACACCGCCAAAGCCAAGGTCATGATCTTCTCCGGCATCATCTTCATCGTCGCCGgtatcctcatcctcatccccatctcGTGGTCAGCCAACAGCATCATCCAGGACTTCTACAACCCGCTGGTCTCTGACTCGCAGAAGCGGGACCTGGGCTCGTCCCTCTACGTGGGCTGGGCGGCctcggcgctgctgctgcttgggggGGGGATCCTGTGCTGCACCTGCCCCCCCCGCGGGGAGAAGCCCTACTCCGCCAAGTTCACGGCTGCTCGCTCCTTGCCAGCCAGCAACTACGTGTAG
- the METTL27 gene encoding methyltransferase-like protein 27 — MGPPTAVRDRVAAVHRGSALPERLRLYDGWAALYEQDVAALEYRAPYLAAASLAFAFPAPHAEARLLDVACGTGLVARELHRRGFRCVDGVDGSAGMLERARSTGLYQELRLCVLGREPLPAPAEHYDAVTVVGALGEGQVPSTVLPELLRVTKPGGFLCLTTRSNPSNLRYKAELEAALGQLEQRGAWQKLQAQEVEYWERATSEEESTQGTGYISGVVYIYQKCPVPNLEEG, encoded by the exons ATGGGGCCGCCGACGGCCGTGCGGGACCGCGTGGCTGCGGTGCACCGGGGCTCGGCGCTGCCCGAACGGCTTCGGCTCTACGACGGCTGGGCCGCCCTCTACGAGCAG gATGTGGCGGCTCTGGAGTACCGGGCGCCGTATCTCGCCGCCGCCTCGCTCGCCTTCGCCTTCCCCGCGCCGCATGCGGAGGCGCGGCTGCTCGACGTGGCCTGTGGCACCGGGCTCGTAGCGCGGGAG CTCCACCGGCGCGGGTTCCGCTGCGTGGACGGCGTGGACGGCAGCGCGGGGATGCTGGAGCGGGCGCGGAGCACCGGGCTCTACCAGGAGCTGCGGCTCTGCGTCCTGGGCAGGGAGCCGCTGCCCGCGCCCGCAG AGCACTACGACGCCGTGACGGTGGTGGGGGCCCTGGGCGAGGGGCAGGTGCCGAGCACGGTGCTGCCGGAGCTGCTGCGGGTCACCAAGCCGG GCGGCTTCCTGTGCCTGACGACGAGGAGCAACCCCTCGAACCTGCGGTACAAGGCGGAGCTGGAGgcagcgctggggcagctggagcagagaggagcctgGCAGAAGCTGCAGGCCCAGGAAGTGGAGTACTGGGAGAGGGCCACCTCCGAGGAGGAGAGCACCCAGGGCACTGGCTACATCTCCGGCGTGGTCTACATCTACCAGAAGTGCCCTGTTCCCAACCTCGAGGAGGGCTGA